CCTTTGATAAAATCAGATACAACAAACGGAATATAGCAGAAGCGACATTTTCTGTTGTCAAAAGAAAGTTTGGAGAAGTACTCAGGGCAAGAAAATACTTTAATCAGGTCAAGGAAATAAAAATTAAACTAATAGTGTATAACATAAATAAAAAAGTTGTAGAAATAATTTACATCAAATAAGATTTCTACAGAGCCTCTCATTGTAATCTATTTAGATGACGATGGATTTTTGAGATATTTGTCTACACTTATGACGACATCTGTGTAGATAAAGTTCTCTAGGATAAATGAATCAATACCATTAGGTCTTTTACCGTCGACAGAGTTCCATTTGCCTGTATGTATTTTTCGCTAGACCCGAATCATCACATTTTTATCCTTCAATATAACCAATGCCTACTGTCAAAACCTTTTCATTCGCTTCAAGATCATTTTTTACTCTAGTTGCATCACTCTTTGAAATCCAACTCCTTTGTTTACTCGGATCAGATGACCCATTTACAAAATAGACAAAACACAAGACAGAATTTTTCACCTGAAGATCATTTTTTTCTATTATCTTTTAATAACAAATATACTCAGGCATTACAATTAAAACATTCTCATTCATTTCAAGCTCATTTGTTATTCTATTTGCATCTTTCTCCGTAATACAGTTCTTTCCTAGAACATCATACCTGGTTGAATTATCTCTGTAACTAACTAAGCACCAGACGAAAGTTTTCACCTGAATGTTATGTCTTTTCAGTATCTCAAGAAAATTTTTATCATGGATGGCTTGTTCTGTTACCGGATATATAACATAATCTCCCTTTGTAAAAGAAGGGGAACCAGAATCAGTCCAGTTTTTATCTTTTTTCAATCCGTCTTTTACTACATCAGGCATATCATCTTTGTCCACCTTTATATAGTATTTATAACCCCCATTATCACTATTGCAATCTATGCTATAGTTTAATGTCATATTGTAGTTTTCAAGAATGGCTTTAACTTCCGGCTCAGTTGTTCCATTTTCAAATTGAATAAGAAAACTGTCTATTTTCACCTCTCGATTCGTGGGTGCTTGCATATACCCATAAACTACTACAAGAACCAGAAAAACGGTAAAAACAGCTATTTTCCCATTGATCTTACTCATATTCTTTACCTCTAAAAAAGATGAGGAGTCTTAACTCCTCACATATATACGGTGAGTGTCCTCCCCAAATGCTTCCCAATAAGCATGACCAACTGGCCAGGGATCATTGATGCGCAAATAAGATGTCAGAAAACCATTATCTTGGTACCCACAACAAACTCGAGCATGAGTAGGTGTCCCGCTCATGAATGGTCCATGATCTTCAATTTCATTAACAACCGTATCCCAATATATAACAGTAGTCGTCTTAACGGAGTTAGGTTTATTCATTCCGCTACTTGACTTGTAATAAAGTAATGCATTAGTATCAGTAACTCCATTAGGGGCTACCCCATTCATCATAGCATATATAACATTTTGGGTAGGTCTTACATCGTTATAGTATTTGGTAAGCATTTGAGCACTTGCTGGCTGACAGTAGTTTGCCCAAGTGTTTTATTGGCACCAATGTCGATTCTACCTATTAGGTTGGTATTTTTATATACCGAAAATTATTAAAATAATTTCTGACCGTTTATATCATAAAGCTCAACCGGTTTGGGATCAATAGATGCCCCTGTCCAGTTTTCAAAGCCTTGTGTGTTAGTTGCGATAAAGTGTATCATGTTTGCATTAGCAGCTTTAAGGCTTCTTCAGCAGTTACAGAATAATCTTTTTCTTCCTGTGCACTTACGGCTGGTATTAACGCCACACCAACCAGCATTACCAAAAGAAGTATTCCTATTGTAATTTTGTTCTTAACCATATTTTTTCTCCTGTTTAGCACCCAGGAGGCAGAATCAGGCAAGCTTAAATATTCGCACCTAACGTAATCACTGCCTTTTAGGGCATATTTTATGGAGTTCGGATGATAGCTGGAAAATACTTTTGAACTCCATAAACTCCTTTTTACTAAATCCTTTATAAGTTTTCTGTGTAAATTCTCAAATAATTCGATTTTCGAACTGATTTTGAATCTGAAACTAGTCCTTGACCATTATCTGTTGGATGATTTGGCTAGAAACTTTATATCCTACATTCGGCAGGTTAACGTAATTAGAGATATATATTTTCATATTTCTCTCCCATTAGACTCAATATCTTCCAGTGAATCTCCTCCATATTCAATATTTCTGACTTCATTTTTCCTTTTTTCTGAGAAATAAGTTCTGTAATTCCTTGGAACTTGAAAAATATCCATCTCATTGTAGGTCTTTTTGTTGGTTTCCCTTTTTGATCTGGCACCGTTTCATTTTCTGTTTCTAATTTAATTCTCAGTTTCCATTCTGCAATAGAATAAATCATTAAGCATAGAACCATTATCATGGTTAATGCTTCAATTCTTCCTTTCTTCTTGAGGTAGACTTTCGATATGCTAAATGTATCACTTTTCAAGAATCTGAATCCTTTTTCTACATTGTCCTGTCCTTTGTAATACTTCAGCATCTCTTCAGGAGAAAGACTGATATCATTACTTGCAAGAATGAAAAGTCCCATTTTCTCCATTTCTTTCAAAACAAAAGCATCATTAACCTTTATGATGCCATCAATCCTGAAATAAGTCTTTAATTCTTCATCTTTTGAAGGTCTGCCTTTTTTACCCGATTCACGTTTTTTAATGGATTTCACATCTACCTTTTCAAATGAAACAGAAGGAAAATCTTGAATCCATTTCTCTGCGGCTTTTAATGCATCCTCTTCGCAGAAGAAGTCCTCTACTTTCAGCTTTTTAAAAGACTTCTCTGCTTTTTCTACCTCTTTGTCAAGCTTCGTCCTGAAAGTTCCCTCTTTCTTCTCTTTCATCTTGTGAGAAAGCAACAAAACCCACTTTTGTTTGATTCCGCCATATTCCACAAAGGTTTGATAGAATGAGTACCTCTCATCACTTTTTAGCTTTTGCAGGTTCAGATTTGCAGCTAGCAGTTCCTTTGCCTCGGTAATTGTTGCAGGAACACGACTTATCCAGAAAGACGTCCCTATGTTCTGGATATTATTGTCTGTATAAAAGGAACTATCAGCGACATAGTAAACTTTGCTTTCAGGTCTTAAAACTGATTTGAGAGACGTTATTGCTTCCAGAATTGTGTTTTTGTCTGAAGCATTTCCTGAATGTGTATTCATGAAAAGAGGTATCCCATGTTGATTAACAATCAAGCTCAACACAAATTGTTTGAGATCCCATCGTCCGTTTTTAGGAATTCCAAAAGTAATATCAATAGACTCAGTTTCTTCGTCGTCATAATCACCAAAAACGCTGACACTTGTAGTGTCAGCGTGTAAACAGTGGACAGGAATAGGTAGACGAGCCATAATGTGAAGAGCAATTTCCGTAAACAGTTTTGTAGGGCCATATTTTACGATTCTGTCAAGAGTCTCTCCGATAGCATATTGATTCAGGTCTTCTTTTATTATACCGTCTCCAAAGAGCCTTTCAGTAGAAACGTTTTTGAAAAAATCAGGAAACAGGTACAGACGTTGCCCTATAAAACCAAGGCCATTGAGTACCATGGCAAGGATGCAGACTGAGTGAGGAACATTATGATTCCGTTCTTTAGGAAGTTTCTCATCGATCAGTTTGTCAACTTCAAGTTCTCGGAAAACTCCAGCCATAAGACCGAGGTGACCTAAGAACCTTGTACGTTTTAAGGAGGATTCGACTCTTCTACTGCTGTTTTTCTCTGCCATGGGATTACCAAGAGAGAGATATAAAATTAATGATATTAATTTATAGGTTTACCTGCCGAAAGCAGGTTATATATGGGTACTTGATTGAGGTCATATTCGATGTTATTATATAATCAAAAGTAGCACAAAATAAAAAGTTGTAGAAATAATTTACATCAAATAGGATTTCTACAGAGCCCAGTTTTGAAAAGGTGATTTAATTTTTGAAAAAATTCAGGAGAATGTGGAAATCAGCTTTTCGAGCTGGATTCTCTCACTGGTGGCATCTGTAAGCCTTGAATCGGCATCTGATATTTCTATAATAAGACGTGCGACATCCTTATCGCGTTCTCCAGAATCGATAAGGGCTTCGGAAAGACCTTCGAGGATATCAGTCCCTGAAAGCCCTTTTTCAATTATCATTTCATCTATGAGCTGGCGCCCTCTGGGGAAGTCGCCTGCAAGTGCAGCCTCAAGCAACGAATCTACAGTTTCGTCCCTGCCTTTCATGGTAGCTTCAAAGACGATCTCTTCCGTAATTTCAGCGCTTTCAGCTTTAAGGGCAGCGAGCTGCAGAGTCTGAACAGCTCTTGCAATATTTCCCTTAGAAAGATAAAGGATCGCATCAAGCGCCCCATCTGAAAGCTCCAGGTCCTCGGAAAGGGCGATCCTCTCGAGATGGGGCTTCACGAGGGAATCCGAAACATAGGCAAAAAAGACCTGAAGGCCTCTTGAGCGGAGAGGAGAAATG
This window of the Methanosarcina mazei S-6 genome carries:
- a CDS encoding UPF0228 family protein yields the protein MIEKNDLQVKNSVLCFVYFVNGSSDPSKQRSWISKSDATRVKNDLEANEKVLTVGIGYIEG
- a CDS encoding UPF0228 family protein, with the protein product MSKINGKIAVFTVFLVLVVVYGYMQAPTNREVKIDSFLIQFENGTTEPEVKAILENYNMTLNYSIDCNSDNGGYKYYIKVDKDDMPDVVKDGLKKDKNWTDSGSPSFTKGDYVIYPVTEQAIHDKNFLEILKRHNIQVKTFVWCLVSYRDNSTRYDVLGKNCITEKDANRITNELEMNENVLIVMPEYICY
- a CDS encoding IS1634-like element ISMma4 family transposase; amino-acid sequence: MAEKNSSRRVESSLKRTRFLGHLGLMAGVFRELEVDKLIDEKLPKERNHNVPHSVCILAMVLNGLGFIGQRLYLFPDFFKNVSTERLFGDGIIKEDLNQYAIGETLDRIVKYGPTKLFTEIALHIMARLPIPVHCLHADTTSVSVFGDYDDEETESIDITFGIPKNGRWDLKQFVLSLIVNQHGIPLFMNTHSGNASDKNTILEAITSLKSVLRPESKVYYVADSSFYTDNNIQNIGTSFWISRVPATITEAKELLAANLNLQKLKSDERYSFYQTFVEYGGIKQKWVLLLSHKMKEKKEGTFRTKLDKEVEKAEKSFKKLKVEDFFCEEDALKAAEKWIQDFPSVSFEKVDVKSIKKRESGKKGRPSKDEELKTYFRIDGIIKVNDAFVLKEMEKMGLFILASNDISLSPEEMLKYYKGQDNVEKGFRFLKSDTFSISKVYLKKKGRIEALTMIMVLCLMIYSIAEWKLRIKLETENETVPDQKGKPTKRPTMRWIFFKFQGITELISQKKGKMKSEILNMEEIHWKILSLMGEKYENIYL
- a CDS encoding AAA family ATPase, translating into MQDLWTLKYRADTLERLLGNEHAVKTLSELVQSRTLPHLIFYGPENSGKTTAALALARQLYGDTWKNNFAYFNASDFFNQGKRYLVRDRRFVRFIGTDDPKKIYKSVIDIFKEIINEYAGMAPLDADYKLIYIDNAESLSSDAQHALRRIMEKYSATCRFILSTTRPSKLISPLRSRGLQVFFAYVSDSLVKPHLERIALSEDLELSDGALDAILYLSKGNIARAVQTLQLAALKAESAEITEEIVFEATMKGRDETVDSLLEAALAGDFPRGRQLIDEMIIEKGLSGTDILEGLSEALIDSGERDKDVARLIIEISDADSRLTDATSERIQLEKLISTFS